Proteins encoded by one window of Girardinichthys multiradiatus isolate DD_20200921_A chromosome 14, DD_fGirMul_XY1, whole genome shotgun sequence:
- the LOC124880874 gene encoding uncharacterized protein LOC124880874 isoform X1, translating to MICRILLLIILNSCLCAATFVVNVTQSCYQAEENHNITLEWTFTTRPHGSWRQLFILCELIAPPRELVLYQVHDGVEVSEFQDEQFSGRVQSDKDVLREGRIRLHVSRLRTEDSGLYPCDVKTDEGSGSGRCRLNVSAAADVSQTQRPTVDPEPEGPGWIFLYVLLGLTAAAAAALMVKLLLNYYFKAPKSDSVVYQNPEGS from the exons ATGATCTGCAGGATCCTGCTGCTCATCATCCTCAACTCATGTCTCTGTG CAGCAACATTTGTAGTGAATGTGACACAGAGCTGCTATCAGGCAGAGGAGAACCACAACATCACTCTGGAGTGGACCTTCACCACCAGACCTCATGGATCCTGGAGACAACTGTTTATCCTCTGTGAACTTATAGCTCCTCCCAGAGAACTGGTTCTGTATCAGGTCCATGATGGTGTTGAGGTGTCAGAGTTTCAGGATGAACAGTTTTCAGGACGAGTCCAGAGTGACAAAGACGTCCTCAGAGAAGGACGAATCAGACTCCATGTGTCCAGACTGAGGACTGAAGACTCTGGTCTGTATCCGTGTGACGTGAAAACTGAtgaaggttctggttctggaagaTGTCGACTCAACGTCTCTG CAGCTGCTGATGTCTCCCAAACCCAGAGACCGACTGTGGATCCAGAACCAGAAGGTCCAGGATGGATCTTCCTCTATGTTTTACTGGGactaacagcagcagcagcagcagctctgatgGTCAAACTTCTCCTAAACTATTATTTCAAAGCACCAAAGTCAGATTCAGTCGTTTATCAGAACCCTGAAGGTTCCTGA
- the LOC124880874 gene encoding uncharacterized protein LOC124880874 isoform X3 translates to MICRILLLIILNSCLCATFVVNVTQSCYQAEENHNITLEWTFTTRPHGSWRQLFILCELIAPPRELVLYQVHDGVEVSEFQDEQFSGRVQSDKDVLREGRIRLHVSRLRTEDSGLYPCDVKTDEGSGSGRCRLNVSAAADVSQTQRPTVDPEPEGPGWIFLYVLLGLTAAAAAALMVKLLLNYYFKAPKSDSVVYQNPEGS, encoded by the exons ATGATCTGCAGGATCCTGCTGCTCATCATCCTCAACTCATGTCTCTGTG CAACATTTGTAGTGAATGTGACACAGAGCTGCTATCAGGCAGAGGAGAACCACAACATCACTCTGGAGTGGACCTTCACCACCAGACCTCATGGATCCTGGAGACAACTGTTTATCCTCTGTGAACTTATAGCTCCTCCCAGAGAACTGGTTCTGTATCAGGTCCATGATGGTGTTGAGGTGTCAGAGTTTCAGGATGAACAGTTTTCAGGACGAGTCCAGAGTGACAAAGACGTCCTCAGAGAAGGACGAATCAGACTCCATGTGTCCAGACTGAGGACTGAAGACTCTGGTCTGTATCCGTGTGACGTGAAAACTGAtgaaggttctggttctggaagaTGTCGACTCAACGTCTCTG CAGCTGCTGATGTCTCCCAAACCCAGAGACCGACTGTGGATCCAGAACCAGAAGGTCCAGGATGGATCTTCCTCTATGTTTTACTGGGactaacagcagcagcagcagcagctctgatgGTCAAACTTCTCCTAAACTATTATTTCAAAGCACCAAAGTCAGATTCAGTCGTTTATCAGAACCCTGAAGGTTCCTGA
- the LOC124880874 gene encoding uncharacterized protein LOC124880874 isoform X2 — protein sequence MICRILLLIILNSCLCAATFVVNVTQSCYQAEENHNITLEWTFTTRPHGSWRQLFILCELIAPPRELVLYQVHDGVEVSEFQDEQFSGRVQSDKDVLREGRIRLHVSRLRTEDSGLYPCDVKTDEGSGSGRCRLNVSAADVSQTQRPTVDPEPEGPGWIFLYVLLGLTAAAAAALMVKLLLNYYFKAPKSDSVVYQNPEGS from the exons ATGATCTGCAGGATCCTGCTGCTCATCATCCTCAACTCATGTCTCTGTG CAGCAACATTTGTAGTGAATGTGACACAGAGCTGCTATCAGGCAGAGGAGAACCACAACATCACTCTGGAGTGGACCTTCACCACCAGACCTCATGGATCCTGGAGACAACTGTTTATCCTCTGTGAACTTATAGCTCCTCCCAGAGAACTGGTTCTGTATCAGGTCCATGATGGTGTTGAGGTGTCAGAGTTTCAGGATGAACAGTTTTCAGGACGAGTCCAGAGTGACAAAGACGTCCTCAGAGAAGGACGAATCAGACTCCATGTGTCCAGACTGAGGACTGAAGACTCTGGTCTGTATCCGTGTGACGTGAAAACTGAtgaaggttctggttctggaagaTGTCGACTCAACGTCTCTG CTGCTGATGTCTCCCAAACCCAGAGACCGACTGTGGATCCAGAACCAGAAGGTCCAGGATGGATCTTCCTCTATGTTTTACTGGGactaacagcagcagcagcagcagctctgatgGTCAAACTTCTCCTAAACTATTATTTCAAAGCACCAAAGTCAGATTCAGTCGTTTATCAGAACCCTGAAGGTTCCTGA